One window of the Rhipicephalus sanguineus isolate Rsan-2018 chromosome 4, BIME_Rsan_1.4, whole genome shotgun sequence genome contains the following:
- the LOC119388785 gene encoding uncharacterized protein LOC119388785 — translation MCTDYKAMGHFPEFKGMLNYDLCMQKCAMELEVIHCGCIQVTYEFTASYPAPTCDFTASGDCFSALTANGTYAKCKRACGLPCEQIHYDVRITGISNEQGPAKAARERFTLKLRYRSDTEELVLYQPTLTRIELMAYAAGYLGIWLGVSVMTFLLDLQGWIKTHKLKKKERWIDPVITIRRAL, via the exons ATGTGCACGGACTACAAGGCGATGGGTCATTTTCCAGAATTCAAAGGCATGCTGAACTACGAC CTTTGCATGCAGAAGTGTGCTATGGAGCTGGAGGTGATCCACTGCGGCTGCATCCAGGTGACGTACGAGTTCACGGCAAGTTACCCAGCACCAACTTGCGATTTTACAGCGTCGG GCGACTGCTTCTCTGCGCTTACTGCTAATGGGACGTACGCGAAGTGCAAGCGCGCCTGTGGACTACCCTGCGA ACAGATCCATTATGACGTCCGCATAACCGGGATATCGAATGAACAG GGTCCAGCAAAGGCTGCACG GGAGCGATTCACATTGAAGCTGCGCTACCGCTCAGACACCGAGGAGTTGGTGCTGTACCAGCCCACGCTGACA AGGATAGAGTTGATGGCCTACGCCGCTGGCTACTTGGGCATATGGCTGGGTGTGTCCGTTATGACGTTTCTCTTGGACCTGCAGGGCTGGATCAAAACTCACAA GCTCAAGAAGAAAGAGCGTTGGATTGATCCAGTAATCACTATCCGCCGAGCACTGTAG